From Candidatus Binatia bacterium:
TGGTGGCGGAAAAAAAACGCAAGGGGTTGAAGATCAGGTAAGAACAGCATGAAGAACTCTGTTCTCAGACCGGCCAAAAGGGTCCCACGTGCAAGGCGCACGAGAAATCGACGACCTGTCTGCGTGCGCTCACGCACAGGCAGAGCGGAGGCGGAGTGACGTAGTTCGTTGGGATAAAGACTCCTGATGTATTCTCGCGCATCTGTTAGCAAGATTGTCTAGATTGCAAAGCCAGACCCCAGGTCCAGACCCCAGGTCGCGTTCTCGACATTGAAGTCCAGCTGATTAGAAAGCTTCCGGAAATCGACCGAGTAAGAAGGGCGATGGTAAAATACTTCAAAGGCAGAAAATAAGACGCTCAGGGCAAGATTTGTTTTGACGGCAAGTTGGTCTCAAATTGCCCCGGAAGAGAGAGGTATGGGCAAGCGCCGTAGTAAGACCGAAATCACCGTCGCGAAGCCTGAGTCTGGTGAAGGGTCCCAGTGCGAATAGTTTTCAGATCGAGAGTAAGATAACTTTGGCACTAATATACTTGAGTCACCAAAGCCAAGTTGGTGCAAAGCTCATAGCGGCACGTTCAATCCGCTCATCCTTTTCGATGAGATCGTCGATATTGGGTTCGGGGAGACATCAGGGAAGCGGGGCGACGATCAATATTTTTGCATTCTGATGCGCGGATATTTTGACGAGAGCGGCACGCACGATCAAAGCCGAGTAACCACCATTGCCGGGTGGGTAGCCACTACGGAAATGTGGCGGAAGTGTCTGGTTGAATGGCAAGCCGCGCTGGACAAAAAAGGTTTACTTCGGTTTCATGGTTCCGAGTTCGACTATTTCACCAGACAAAATAAATGGTCCGCTGAGGAATACTCGGCATTCATCGAGGAGTTAACTGGCATCCTGCCTAAGCGTACTGGGTTTGGCGTGTCCGGATCTGTTGTTACTTCTGCCTATGAGAAGCTACCGGAATGGGTACGGGAAAAGATTAGAAGTCGTTATCATTTCTGTTTTCACGTAGTCATGCATAAGTTAATGAAAAAGATGAAGAATATAATAAGCAACGATGCCCTTGTTCTTACTTTCGAACAGAAAGACGATGAAATGGGCCGCATTCTAGAATCCTTTAAGAAAGACTACATAGCTCATGACTACCACAACCAACTTGACGGATTCTTTTTCGGCTCGAAAGAAAAGTTTCCATTACTTCAGACGGCGGATTTTCTCGTGTACGAGATGAATAAATGGATCGATAACGCTCTATATTCAGACAAGCCGGTGAGACCGCAAATTGAGATGTTGGCTAAGGGTAGAAAGAAACTCCATTCGATTTACTATGGCTATCACGACGAAGAAACGCTCGCGGGCTTTCCGGCAATTCTTGAACAAGATCGGGAAGAGGTGGTGGCGGGCATGCCCAGTGATTTGATATGGTGGCCCGCCTCTTGGCACAGAAATTACACCCCAAAATGAACCCTAACGCGAGCGGGATTTTTTAAGTTGCTTTTCTCGCTGATATTTATCGAGCTTCTCTTGAAGTTCTTTTCGAGGAACAGCGAGCAGCCCCTTGGCGAGCTTCTCGAAGCGCTTGAAGGGGGATAAGTGATCGTCGGCTTTTTCGGATTTTGCCATAGCTTAGATTAGCACGGTAGGGGGTGGCGTAAAGGTGATACGATTCATTGAATCAATTCTCGGAGTCACCCTAACGCATTACTCACAAAGCGCGGGGGTAGTATTGCTGCCATATGTAGTTTGGCCCGTGTTCGTGTTTCTTACCGTCTTTTTTTCTGTTGCTGTGATCTGCTTATCGTGGATTGTTGTAGTATTTATTTCTTCTAGACATGGCCCGAAACGTGAACTAGAGTCTTAGGGGGCCATGGATCATAAGGACTTCCCGAAATACATTGAAATCCTTAAACAAGAGCCCTTTAGAATTTACCCACCCCCGCAAGGACCCGATCAAACGATACTGTGGCACTCCAGGAAGTTTGTGTACGTTGACTATTCACCGACCCACATCATAATCCAGGATGCGGAAACGCAAAAGTCCTACGATCTCCCGCTGGTTTTAGTAGAGTTCGCCAACCGAGGCGTCTTGCGTCTTACCCGCTCAATTTCCCCCTGGAATGGCTCTTTTGTCTAGCTATTATAATAGAATATCCCGTGCGTTGACAACTCCGATCGCGCTGAGGTATACGCCCACCGAACCCCGAAGAACATTTTTACTGCCGGCTTTAGGAGGTCCCTATGCGGAAACGCCCATTGACGGCCCTCTCACTCAGCTTTCTTTTGCTCGTTCTCCCAGCGTGCTCGGCGCACCAGGCGCGGCAGGCTATCACTCAAAGGCAGGACGAATTGCGACTCAACAGCGAAGCCTGGATGGCGGCGCGGGCGCGACTTCGCGAGATATGCCCCGTAGGACCTTCGCTCGTCAACCCGGATCGTTACCCCGGATGT
This genomic window contains:
- a CDS encoding DUF3800 domain-containing protein, with the protein product MRGYFDESGTHDQSRVTTIAGWVATTEMWRKCLVEWQAALDKKGLLRFHGSEFDYFTRQNKWSAEEYSAFIEELTGILPKRTGFGVSGSVVTSAYEKLPEWVREKIRSRYHFCFHVVMHKLMKKMKNIISNDALVLTFEQKDDEMGRILESFKKDYIAHDYHNQLDGFFFGSKEKFPLLQTADFLVYEMNKWIDNALYSDKPVRPQIEMLAKGRKKLHSIYYGYHDEETLAGFPAILEQDREEVVAGMPSDLIWWPASWHRNYTPK